TgaactttcacaatttagtcacaaagctttaattaattattatttttgtttaaattacttaattaaatttcaatatattttcacaataactctgtaaatatttttatctaatatttaagGACTCTGTTTATAAAAATGGGGTTCTGAAACCGCATTTTCCGACACTACTGGATTTCGATTCACAAATTCAAACAATATATTTACACCCTCTTTTCTCcctatcaatttcaaaaatgagaaaattggtcaatctcaacaaaaataaaaataaacaaaataatttcaaaaatttttgaaaattaaaattctagaaaaaaattgtaaagaatatataaaaaagtaaaaattttaagtagttcaaaaataataatttttaaatttagaaatttaatgattaaatcagaaaattaatagttaaatgagGTTAAATTGTGCATATATgccattttttttgttaattgacTAAATAGGCCTTTTTTCTTCAAGATTTAgagaaataaattgtttttggaGAGAGAGTTTGAATGTGCGTCCAGCTAGACGAGCTTTTGATGACATATCAAGAATGAACACCCAAGTGGAAGTGTTTTCTAACTATTCCAAAGAAAAGGTGTACAATTAGGCGCGCTTTTCTTAACATATCAACAAAAATTCGTCTAATTAGATGAGCTTTTCTATCAACTATGAAAAACGCGCTTTTTATACTTTCTCCCCAAAATTAACCTATTTTTCTAAATCTTCAAAAAAAGACATATTTGaccaattaacaaaaaaaaaattgacatataTAACTAATTTAGCCGATAAAcgatgaaaataaaacaaaatcgaTGGTTTAATGACTACTTTGCCCTAAATCTAGGTCATCGATCCATGCCAATACTTCTCTTCATCTGAACCCTCCATTAAGAGTAATCGACGGCCACTATAAGATACAAGTAATCTAGCGGATCACTATCGAAACACAAAACTCCCCATTTCCCGCTATAAATTACATCGCAATTTAGTTTCGCTCCTCAAATTTCTGATTTTATCAACCAAATCGTTCGTCTCTTAATTTTGGTTGGATATCGAAGATGTCAGGAAGAGGAAAGGGAGGCAAGGGTCTTGGCAAGGGAGGAGCTAAGCGCCACCGTAAGGTCCTCCGCGACAACATCCAGGGCATCACAAAGCCGGCAATTCGGCGCCTTGCCCGTAGGGGAGGAGTGAAGCGTATCAGCGGCTTAATCTACGAGGAAACCCGTGGAGTTCTCAAGATCTTCTTGGAGAACGTCATTCGCGATGCGGTCACATACACCGAACACGCCAGGAGAAAGACGGTGACTGCCATGGATGTGGTTTATGCGCTGAAGAGGCAGGGTAGGACTTTGTATGGATTTGGCGGTTAGTTGATTTAGGGTCTAGGTTTTAAAATAGCGGAAGAATTGTAGGACTCAGTTAAAGTTACAAGCTGGGTTTTGTTGTTCGCTGTTATAATTTGTAATTCGCATTATCAATTGcgtatttttcttgaaaattgaaGGTCATTTTGTCCATCTTAGCTCTCTTCTTTCAGGAAATGTAAAGGTGGCATTGCCAATAAGGTTCCAACTTGAGAGAGGACGTTGAGTGAATTGAAAGTTTAAATGGCTACCAAAACAGAGACTGAGAGAATCAAGGCTTTAATATTTCTCTGGCCAATCATATGGGTTATACTCCCCTCATTTCCCCAACATTACTATTATTGTTAGCAACGAAAGCAGACACTATATGAATGTTAAACATGACTTACTATGTTTGGTAAGAAAGAAATTGCAAGAAAAGAAGTTGCAGCTCGCCATTCAGCTCTCCACACTCTGTCtaagaagttaaaattttgagtgtttTGTGCTTTTGCCACACTCGGTATCTGCAGCCTTTTCGTTTTCCCAAAACTACAACCTCATTTGTAACCAGGTTGTTTGCTATGGATAGGATATGTTGGTTTCAGTGCTGTGATGAGATGGCAAGGATAAAAAGATGGTGCATTTTGGATAAATCAGGCAAACTGGCCATGCCATTCAAGATACTAAAACAGACTTTGGCAACACTTGCTTGATGTTTGGTCTCAGATGTGGCGTGGAGCTATAACAAAGCAGGCCAAGTTTCAGAACATTTTTCATCTCAATGGCTACTAAAACAGAGACTGAAAGAAAAACACGAAGTTGTTTAATCTCAGACTAATCAGTCGGCATCTCAAATCGACAAATGGGACAATAATGACTTTGTTTCAGCCATTTTTCCATGCAATCACCGTGAAAGACATGAGAACATGGCAGTCGAGAAGCTTCAAAACCGACCTTGAGTTCCTCCAAACATATCATGCAGTCTTCTTCTCCAGCTTCTACTTTGGCTCTTTCTATCATCTCCTTGATTGATGATTCATTAGCTGCAACCATGTCGTTGTTAATGCTCTCAAGCTCTCAAGTTATTTCTGTCAAAGCTCTCGTCATCCAAATCTCTACATCCATACCGCTTTCCACCAGTACTGCCAGAATCTTACTTTATAATAATATCCCCCATTAACCATCATTTGTGATATTTCCCCctatttatcttcttatttatacttatattttatttattatgtatttagaGAATTATGGGAGAAAAAAGTGGAAGAGTGCATGAGCATGAGTCCGAGTATGACCAATATGCTCAGAGTAACCTATTTATTTTAGATCCAATTCAGAGAACAACTTTGAAATACAGATAGATACAAATTTGATGATATTCTCGTTGCTGTAATAACTTAAACCTTTTAAACCCATTTACGAGTAATAAAATCCAATTCCTTCATGCATTAGATTACAAATGAAGGATAAACAATAACACAAACTCCTATAATCTTAATCAATTGGCATCTCAAATCGGCAAATGGGACAATAATGACTTTGGTTCAGCCATTTTTTTATGCAATCATCGTGAAAGACATGAGAACATGGCATCTGAGAAGCTTCAAATCCGACCTCCACTTCTTCCAAACATATCATGCACTTTTCTTCATCTCCAGCTTctactttaactttttctaTCATCTCCTTGATCGATGATTCGGTAGCGGCAACCATGCCATTGTTAATCCTCTCAAACTCTGACCTCGATTCCGCCAAAGCTCTACCCATCAAAGTCTCTTGGTTGATCTCAGATTCCACCAACAATGCTTGTATCGTTGAATGTAAATACACGACTTTACAATACCATCCACTGTCAAATGTCCTGTTTGCAATTCCAAGTCCACATCCCATGATTTCTTGAACGAGGGTGTTGTAAGAAGCAGAGGGCATGTTGATTCTGAGTCTTGTAAATGCCGAAGCAAGAAGTTCATGAAGGTTGTTGCGGTTTTGCAAGATGTTGAGACCAAAACGAAGAGTTTGTTGTACAGAAAAACAGTTGCTGTAATTGTCTATTATCGGATCATGGCGGAGGAGATTGATGTCTACGATTAATTTGATTTGGATGTGACGAGGAGGTAAAGGACGTTTCTGTTGTATCAACCCGTGATGGTGAACATGGTGGGAAATAACATCGGAAGGGTACAAAATTGAAGCCGAAGCCATTGAAGAAACTTGAAGAGAACAAAGCTTTAACTTAATCACAATCGATTTTGAGATTTTCGATTcttgtattaatatttatttataaagagcAAGGAATCCATATTTACTAGGAATTACAATTCTACAAGGAGCATAAAATTGgttaccacttatccatttgaTTTATCCAATATTTTTTAATccgtaaaatatataaatttatgttttaatattaatatcttAATGATATTCATTCCAACCCATATATTACATACTATTTTCATAGTTTATCTTTACTATTCAGTTCTACAATATTCTTGTATTTTTCGATATGAGAACATGGCATCCGAGAAGCTTTAAAACCGACCTCCACCTCCTCCAAACATATCATGCAGCCTTCTTCATCTCTACCTTGGCGACCATGCCATTGTTAATCCTCTCAAACTCTGAGCTTGATTCCGCCAAAGCTCTACTCATTAAAGTCTCTTGGTTGATCTCGGATTCCACCATCATTGAATGTAAATACATGACTTAACAATATCATCCACTACCATATATCCTGTCTGCAGTTCCAAGTCCGAATC
The Gossypium raimondii isolate GPD5lz chromosome 8, ASM2569854v1, whole genome shotgun sequence DNA segment above includes these coding regions:
- the LOC105793039 gene encoding uncharacterized protein LOC105793039: MSGRGKGGKGLGKGGAKRHRKVLRDNIQGITKPAIRRLARRGGVKRISGLIYEETRGVLKIFLENVIRDAVTYTEHARRKTVTAMDVVYALKRQGRTLYGFGGYREASKPTLSSSKHIMQSSSPASTLALSIISLIDDSLAATMSLLMLSSSQVISVKALVIQISTSIPLSTTTAAVYLQAQPTDHYLNKKLPSSHYKITRNFVPFLKFPISPSKSFKFLNFHSISKMSGRGKGGKGLGKGGAKRHRKVLRDNIQGITKPAIRRLARRGGVKRISGLIYEETRGVLKIFLENVIRDAVTYTEHARRKTVTAMDVVYALKRQGRTLYGFGG